One Ornithorhynchus anatinus isolate Pmale09 chromosome 2, mOrnAna1.pri.v4, whole genome shotgun sequence DNA segment encodes these proteins:
- the LOC100079813 gene encoding olfactory receptor 51E1-like translates to MATPNGSDSSATFFILIGIPGLEAAQFWLAFPLCSLFLVAFLGNGILVYVVGTEPGLREPMYLFLGMLSAVDALLATAAMPRMLGLFWFNSTAIAFDACLVQMFAIHALSAVESSILLAMALDRYVAICHPLRHATLLTPSRVAKMGVAAVVRGAALMAPLPVFLRHLPFCGSNVLSHSFCLHQDVMNLACADITTSVVYGLVVIVSAIGLDALLVSLSYALILRAALRLSREARLKALATCVSHAGAVFLFYAPFIGLSVVHRCGHGASSSLHVVLANVYLLVPPVLNPVVYGIGTTRIRQRILRVFHSVSRDSST, encoded by the coding sequence ATGGCGACCCCCAATGGGAGTGACTCAAGCGCCACCTTCTTCATCCTCATCGGCATCCCGGGGCTGGAGGCGGCTCAGTTCTGGCTGGCCTTTCCGCTGTGTTCGCTCTTCCTGGTTGCCTTCCTGGGCAACGGCATCCTCGTGTACGTGGTGGGCACGGAACCGGGGCTCCGGGAGCCCATGTACCTGTTCCTCGGGATGCTGTCTGCTGTGGATGCCCTCCTGGCCACGGCCGCCATGCCCAGGATGCTGGGCCTCTTCTGGTTCAACTCCACGGCCATCGCCTTCGACGCCTGCCTGGTCCAGATGTTTGCCATCCATGCCCTGTCAGCTGTTGAGTCCTCCATCCTGCTGGCCATGGCCCTGGACCGCTACGTGGCCATCTGCCACCCACTGCGCCATGCCACCCTGCTGACCCCGTCCCGAGTGGCCAAGATGGGGGTGGCCGCAGTGGTCCGAGGCGCGGCCCTCATGGCCCCTCTCCCCGTCTTCCTCCGCCACCTGCCCTTCTGTGGCTCCAacgtcctctcccactccttctgcctgCACCAGGATGTCATGAATCTGGCCTGTGCCGACATCACTACCAGCGTGGTCTACGGCCTGGTGGTCATCGTCTCCGCCATCGGCCTTGATGCCCTGCTCGTGTCCCTCTCTTACGCCTTGATCCTGCGGGCGGCCCTGCGACTCAGCCGGGAGGCCCGGCTCAAAGCCCTTGCCACCTGCGTGTCCCACGCCGGCGCTGTCTTCCTCTTCTACGCGCCTTTCATTGGCCTGTCTGTAGTCCACCGCTGTGGTCACGGAGCCAGCTCTAGTCTGCACGTCGTCCTGGCCAACGTCTACCTGCTGGTCCCTCCCGTGCTCAACCCCGTCGTCTATGGGATCGGCACCACGCGGATACGCCAGAGGATCCTGAGAGTCTTTCACTCGGTCTCCCGGGATTCCTCCACCTAG
- the LOC100089295 gene encoding olfactory receptor 52K2-like: MLAINWTSLHPFTFIMLGIPGLEAAHIWISIPFSLVYLMALLGNCIFLCLIRTDPKLHQPMYLFLSMLSAVDLMLSTSALPKLLSLFWFNDREISFEACLTQMFFIHSLSIMESGFFLAMAFDRYVAICHPLRHSAILTHSVVRGLGLAVAFRGVLLLSPYPFLLRWLPYCRTNVIAHTYCEFMVIVKLACAETRGIRAYGLMVAFFTGGLDFLLIVCSYVLILRAVFRLPSKGARLKTLGTCSSHICVVLLFYFPCFFSFLTHRFGHQIPHHIHVFVANIYLLVPAMMNPIIYGARTKCIRERVIKVLIQ; encoded by the coding sequence ATGTTGGCTATCAACTGGACAAGCCTCCACCCCTTCACCTTCATCATGCTCGGTATCCCGGGGTTGGAGGCCGCCCACATCTGGATCTCCATCCCCTTCAGCCTGGTCTACCTGATGGCCTTGCTGGGGAACTGCATCTTCCTGTGCCTCATTAGGACGGACCCCAAGCTCCACCAGCCCAtgtacctcttcctctccatgctCTCTGCAGTAGACTTGATGCTCTCCACCTCCGCTTTGCCCAAGCTACTCAGCCTTTTCTGGTTCAACGACAGGGAGATCTCCTTCGAAGCCTGCCTAACCCAGATGTTCTTTATCCACTCACTCTCCATCATGGAGTCTGGGTTCTTCCTGGCCATGGCCTTCGACCGCTACGTCGCCATCTGCCACCCGCTGAGACACTCCGCCATCCTGACCCACTCAGTTGTCAGGGGGCTGGGGTTGGCTGTCGCCTTCCGTGGGGTGCTACTGCTTAGCCCCTACCCCTTCCTGCTCAGGTGGCTTCCCTACTGTAGGACCAATGTCATCGCCCACACCTACTGCGAGTTCATGGTGATCGTCAAGTTGGCCTGTGCTGAGACCAGGGGCATCCGGGCCTATGGCCTCATGGTGGCCTTCTTTACTGGTGGGCTGGACTTCCTTCTGATTGTCTGTTCGTACGTCCTAATCCTCCGGGCCGTGTTCCGCCTCCCCTCCAAGGGTGCCCGGCTCAAGACCCTGGGGACTTGCAGCTCCCACATCTGTGTTGTCCTGCTCTTCTACTttccatgcttcttctcctttctcacacACAGGTTTGGCCACCAAATCCCCCACCACATCCACGTCTTCGTGGCCAACATCTACCTTCTGGTCCCCGCCATGATGAACCCCATCATCTACGGGGCCAGAACCAAATGCATTCGCGAGAGGGTCATCAAGGTCCTTATCCAATAG